The segment CGTTTTGTGTGTGTATGATACCAAAGGCTTAAACTTTAACTTGTTAATGTATTTGACTTATAAGTAGAGTGAGTGAGGAGAGGACGATCTGGACTCAtcatatattcatgagaaaaacACTTTTCTAATTAGATGAGCTTTCCTGTGAGGATGCTTTGAGGGAGAACGTTGGTGCATTTATGAACGCCTTATTGCTAGCAAAAGCCTGCCGGATTGAAAAAGAGTAATAAGTCCATACCCCAAGCTTATACTTTTGTATGTTGATCTTTGTTTTGGATGATTTGAGTGGTTACTCTTTAACTAaacaatgttaaaaaaaaaaaattaagaacctcCCATTGGAGCACAAAATCAAGGTATTTCTTAACTAGGATTCTTAATtacatttaattaataaaataaccaTTAAGAAATCCTAAGTGGGGTTGTGGGTTAATCATGCTCTCACTCATAGCCAGTAACTACATACTCACTTCTTGGTTTTCTTTATAGTCGAAATCGGCAAAAGACTTCTGCGTTCACGTCTCCTCTAATTTCTGTATTTTCATGCAAATGTGTTAAGTTAGGTGAAGTGCTAAGTAGTGAAATGTGAAATCCTCGTCATTTTATGTTCTTTTCTCCTTTTTTAGATTAATTATTGAATTCCTTTTaagtatttaataattttgtttaatttgtatTGAATGGTTATTTCCCGTAATCGGAGTGAAAAAGCATATGATACCATGtgcattttgttttctttccaaAATAGTGTGTATGTAGTTACTAAGTCGTTCTCTGAAGttcaaagaaatattttttattgatatataaatTAACCCTGTAATGTCTTTCCTTTGATCAGATTTGGCGATGATGGACAGGAAGTGGTGTTCTCTGACGTTTCTGACAAGTATTTGCCTGATATTATTTCTCCTTGGCTCTTATGCTGCTTACGAGCATTTTCGTCGTGTTGATGCTCGAGAAGACAACGAAAAACATTATGTGACACTGCAAGTAGAAGCTTCCAACGCCACAGGACGACCCATTCCTGAAACCCTTTTTGGGATCTTCTTTGAGGTTTAACACAGTTTCATGACTTTTCTGGCTTTTTTATGCTGTCaccaaaaattatattcaaacgAATCTTGGACTTACTCTGattttcttgtatttttttACATAGTTTGATGCTTTAAGTATCAATGTAACTctttataaaactaaatctcAAGTAATTCTTGACAGGAAATCAATCATGCTGGAGCAGGTGGACTGTGGGCTGAACTTGTTAGCAACAGAGGTTTTTGTCTGaattttaactttatttccTGTAACATTTTTCACGAAAAAAGAATggtgaaaataacaaaactaaactCATTGTTAAATCTTTTGCTCCAGGATTTGAAGCTGGTGGACAAATCATTCCTTCCAGTATCTGGCCTTGGTCCATTATTGGAGATGAATCAACCATATCTGTAGTTACAGACCGCTCTTCATGTTTTGAGCGCAACAAAATTGCACTTAGAATGGAAGTGCTTTGTAACAGCAGTGGTTGTCCATCAGAAGGAGTCGGGGTTTATAACCCGGGTTACTGGGGCATGGTACGTTTCATACTTTGCTATTTTCTCTgatgataaatataaaatttctattcacttccattttttttgtagaacattgaaaaaggaaagaaatacAAAGTGACCCTGTATGTGCGTTCCACTGGGGACATCGATGTGTCTGTGTCTTTGACAAGCTCGAATGGATCACTAACTCTTGCATCAGAGCAGATTATGTAAGAGCGAAACTTTCAAAGTCTTGTTTTAATAGTTTCCTAGTATTTTTTCAAGACTGGtttgtttatcatttttttttacttcttgcAGAGCTTTGGCTTCTGAGGTTTCAAAATGGACAAAGAAGGAAATGCTTTTGGAGGCAAATGGAACAGATGATGGCGCAAGGCTTCAATTGACAACTACCAAAAATGGTTCAATCTGGTTTGATCAAGTCTCAGCCATGCCTGTGGATACTTATAAGGTAGGTTTGTTTACTTCTTTGAGAAACAGCCTAGAGTAATCAAGCTACTAATTCATATTTTTGGTTCGGTCACAGGGACATGGTTTTAGGAATGATCTTTTCCAAATGATGGTTGATCTCAAACCTCGTTTCATCCGTTTCCCTGGTAATCGATCTAAAGTGCAAAAACACCATTTCACTTCATGTTATCTTTagtaatatatgaattaattAGATGAAATAAGCTAAAAgacttattaatatttttgcgagtcttttttatgattttttttttttgtgaaataagCTAAAATACTTATAAAGTATTTTCTTGAGTTAGGTGGTTGTTATGTGGAGGGTGATTCGTTAAGCAACGCATTCCAGTGGAAAAAAACCGTGGGAGCTTGGGAAGAGAGGCCTGGCCACTTTGGTGATGTTTGGAACTACTGGACAGATGATGGTCTTGGCCACTTTGAGTTCTTCCAAGTAAAAATATTCTACCTTTTCTGTAACCATGCATATTTAAGTGTTTAATCATTCacctaattttaattttttccaaCCAAAATATTCTTGCAGCTGGCTGAAGATCTCGGTGCAGCTCCAATATGGGTGTTTAACAGTGGTAACTCTTCAGTTAACTATATCTTTAACACTTCTTCTTACTTTCACTACTACATGTATTAACCTCTTTGAAACTGTTGCAGGAATCAGTCATCATGATCAAGTTGAAACCGCACGTATCATGCCGTTTGTTCAAGTATTCTCATGAAACTCTTTCTTTTTAAGTTTAAGAGAGTGATTGTGGTTCACTAGTGAGGCAGTGACAAAACTAAAAATGTGATCTCTTTctattttgtttggtttcaggAAGCGCTAGATGGTATTGAGTTTGCTCGTGGTGATGCTAATTCAACATGGGGATCAGTTCGAGCTGCAATGGGACATCCAAAGCCTTTTGGCCTTAAATATGTTGCTGTTGGGAATGAAGATTGTGGGAAAAAATACTACAAAGGTTTTTAACCTTTACCTACCTAATGAAGATAAAGGAGCTTTTGATCATATACTAAATTAGAtacacaattttatttttgttcaggAAACTACCTTGAGTTCTATAACGCTATCAAGAAAGCCTATCCAGACATCAAAATCATCTCCAACTGCGATGGATCGTCTCAACCACTCGATCACCCTGCTGATTACTATGATTATCACGTAAAAAACACATACACAAAACGTACGTTTATGCTTGTAATCAAACTGTGCTTACTTATGCATCTCCTTTTTTTGTTCCAGGTTTATACTCTTGCCAAGGAGTTGTTTTCCATGTCCCATATGTTTGACAAAACGTCGCGTGATGGTCCAAAGGTGATACAGAAAAGATCTTCATATTTAACATAACAAAACCTATTCTTGTAATGATGAAGCTTTTGTTTTTGGATATCATAGGCTTTTGTTAGTGAATACGCTGTGAACATAACAGATGCTAATACTGGAAACCTTCTAGCTGCTCTTGGTGAAGCAGGTTTCCTCCTTGGTTTGGAAAAGAACAGGTTTTTTCTTACACAACTTTTTCTCGTCTTTCTCCGGTTTAGACCACcacataacaaaagtttttttttacatttactcTCCTTGTTTTTTGTTTGCAGTGATGTTGTAGGAATGGTAAGCTATGCACCTCTCTTCGTTAACACAAACGACAGAAGgtatgtgtatctctctcactTTAGTTACATTGAATGGTTTAGTCAGAAATCATCAAAGACGTTTTgcgttgtttttatttatttatcaggTGGTTGCCAGATGCTATAGTTTTCAACTCGTCTCATTTGTATGGAACACCAAGCTATTGGGTCCAACAGTTCTTCACAGAGTCAAGTGGAGCAACTCTTCTCAGCTCTACTATGGAGGGAAACTCTTCTTATGTTGAAGCATCTGCCATATCCTTCCAAAGCAATGGCTCTGATTACATACAGATTAAGGTTTTACGTTGTTTCTCAAGTGTAATTATTTTACAGATTTTGAGTTTGAAAAATGAATGTTGTGGGTTGATATCCCTATATATATTTGCAGGCTGTTAACTTTGCAAACGTGACAGTAGAGCTGAAGGTAAAGATGACTGGATTGGACTCGAGCAACACGAAAGCTTctgcaaaaaagaagaaagtacTTACATCTGCCAGTGTGATGGATGAGAACTCCTTCTCCAACCCAGAGATGGTAAGACTGGTTGCAGTACCGGCCTCATATTCGTTTAATTACTAAACCAATTTTTTCTTATTGGTTTCCTGCAGATTAAGCCACAAGAAAGCATAGGGGTGATGTCGGAGGGGAACTTCACGTTTGTTCTCCCTCCCTACTCCTTTTCGTCATTCGATATTTAGTGTCACTAGACGTTGTAGACTCTAAGTTTTATACAACAATGAGTGCGTGAATGATATGATTACATATCAATAATATGACGTTACATTCTATTTGATTCCACACATTATACCAAACGGGAACATGTGTCTTTAACCTTTTGACCAAACAGTTTACTCCAAATTGCCTTGGAGATATTTATCATGATTCTTGATCATCCATCAAAACTGCTAAAAGCCACATGAGTTCTTGTCTAGAAACAGAGGAAAAcacacaaaactaacctgaaCAGAACAAGATTCCATTGAGTACATACCAAACATTTAACCTTTTCATTACTTGAAAGTTTACTAATGGACCAAACACAAAACATAAGTGactggaaagaaaaaaaaaaactaaatcactGCTTCTCATGAACATTATCAGAAACCATATGATACGTATAAGGGGATGAGGTGGCAAATGCACGTGAGTACGAACAGATCACATGGGGATGGGGCTGAGCTGGCTGCTCTCCAACTTGCTGCTGACTCTTTTTATTTAAGCTGTAGTTTGCTAGAGAGAAAGGTCATCGAGAGTTTGAGTGAATAATCAGAGAGAGATGTAGAGAGATCTTAGGGAGATGGATTTGTAGTCGGTTTCTCTTGTAAAATCACTATTTCTCTCAATACAATCAGTATTTCATCTTTAGATCATTGTTTTCACTTCTACTCGTAACAAacttggtatcagagcaagcAACGATCGGGGAACAAAAGTGTGTTGGCGATGGCGACTGGGGTTGACAGAGCCAAACGAATCACAGCGATTGAAGGGAAGATCGAATCCACGGCAGATCGCATAATCGAGATGATGAAcgagatgatgaggatgatggcCATGGGGTTTGAGAAGCTCGATCTGAGGAAGGAAGATCAGACCGGGGAGAAGGATCGGCTAGAGGCAGGGCCGATAACTTCTGGATCTTATGCAATGGATCAAGTGATGGATCGATCACAACAGTGTGTGAGGAAGCTGACACCGTTGGTTGTGGAGCAACAGCTGGAAAGGAACACAGAGACGTTCCGAGAGCCGGCCATGGTTGTCCAAGAGCGGATGAGCAGATCTTCAAACCTGGAGTGGTTTGAGAAGCAATTGATCGAAATTGCTGGGGAGAGTGGTATCTCGTTGGAGGAGTTGGAAGAGACACGAGGCATGACGGGTTATGTGAGGTTGAACCCGCCAGTGACAAAGCTGGAGGATAAGAACGAGAATCATGTGTTCTTGTTGGATGAGGTGATTCACGTAGTGACATGTGAGAATGTTGCAGAAGGAGAAGAATCTCCAGCGACCATGATAGATCTGCTCGAGAAAGTTCCATCGGTTGAGCAAAGAGACAaagcgaggaagaagaagaagaggtggAAGATACCTCTTGTGGGGATTGAAAATAATTTAGGGAAGGGTTTGGAACTTGAAGGGAATGGTGATAAATCTGTTGACTGTGAGGAACCTTGGCTTAGTTTTGTTGATTCAAAGAGAAGTGATAAGCATCAATGTGAGAGAGGAGAACAAATGGAGGCTGTAATGAACTCGTATGCATGCCACATGCTCGATAAAATGCACCTGAGAGGGAAGAAagttaaaatgaatattaagaAGGAGTTTAATCAGTCTAAGAGATGTAAATACCAAGCTGAGAAGGTTAACTCAGAGATGGCTGAATTCCAGAGGAAGAACAGGTCTAGGAGTCAAAGAAATAGTTTAATGAAGTGTTGGAAAAGAGTAAGATGTCTGTTGCTGTCTACTCACCAAAGATGCAGGCTGTTGAAGttcataaagaagaagaaagggagAATGAAGGTGGAGTATGGCAAGGAGAGGATTAAGGACGTCCGTACCTTAATGAATACACAGCTCGCAAGTGGATACCCCATGGTGAAGAAGGAGCGTACCAAATGGAGGGAATGCAAGTTCAGACACAAGCAAAAGAAGCTAAGGAAAATTATTGAGGAAAGATTTTTAATCTACTTGGGTTGTAAAGTGATGCATCCACATGAGCTTGTGAAGCTAAAAGGTGAGTGGCGACCAGCTGCCATTATGAGAAGAGGATCAAAGTTGAAATGTGTAGCTCATGGGAAGCTTCTCTCGGGAAGGCTGGTACTTATGGATACAAAGGAGCAAGACAAGACAGAAATGGAGTTTGGAAGGAAGAGAATCCAGTACAACCTATCAAGACAGATCGACAAGAGAGGTAATCTGAGTGCTTGCTTATGGAATTCTGAGCTTGAGCATGCACTGTCTAGGAAGAAATTGAGATGGTGTAAGAGAAGTCATCGTAAAGAAGCCTGCTTGTGCTGTGTAAAACTGCCACTGTTACAAAATCTGGTGAAGCAGAATGAAAAGTTATTCTCTATCAAGATGGAGACGAGAGACAAGTCAAAGCAGGGATGTGTCGGGCTTGTCTTTCTGAAGATGATTTACCTCGAAAGAAATTCTCTCAACTCTCTGCTGCTTACGAGGAGAGGTTTCACAATTCAAAGCAGCTGGAGAATGAAAGGATATAAACTAGTGAAGTGGTTAGGTGTCTTGGGTAACGGCAACGGGGACGGTCGTCAAAGGCATGCCATGGAGTATGTAATTCTGTTCTCGCTTAGTCCAACAGAATTGAAGAAGCTACTGATGGAGTGGGAGAAGCATAAAGCTGGAGATAAGTATAAGAAGAAACAGACGGCTATGAGTAAAATGAGTTTTTCTGGAAATTATGTGGTCAATCTGGTGAATCTCATGAGGAAAGAGTTTCTCACAAGCGGGAAGAGAGCTAAATCCAGACAGACAGTGATGAGCAATGGACTAGGTTGTTTAGAGATGTTGTCTCCACCAAGAATGGCAGGGAAGAAGGCGAGTTCCAAGAGCTTatgtgattttgttttcttgttacaCATTCTTGAAAATCAGATTATGGAATCTGCTTCACCTCCATGTGTCTTTGAGCACAATGATACTGAGGCAGTACACAGGAAGAGCAAACTGAGATGTTCTGGGCAGAACTTGTGTAAGCTAAAGCAACAGGAACAACACAAGTTCCTCCTAAGCGGCAAGAGAGTGAAGCTTCAAAGAGAATCGAGGAAAGAGAAGTTTTGTGGGAAATGGAAGAAACGTGTTGAGTTGTGCTTTGAATTTCTGCCATCAATAGACCACAAGGAGAACGCAGAAAAAGTGTGTCATGAGAAGATGATCAAGCCCTCATCCTTGGAGATGAGCAGTGAGTATGAGATGATAGAAAAACAAAAGCTTGAGACCTGGAGAAAGGAGGTTAGCTGGATGGAGCAAGTAATGAAGATATGCCTCGACATTTGGAAGGCTGTTCGTTCCTCCAACCTTGAGGAAAAGGTTGATTTCAAAGGGGGCGGTAATGATACGTATAAGGGGATGAGGTGGCAAATGCACGTGAGTACGAACAGATCACATGGGGATGGGGCTGAGCTGGCTGCTCTCCAACTTGCTGCTGACTCTTTTTATTTAAGCTGTAGTTTGCTAGAGAGAAAGGTCATCGAGAGTTTGAGTGAATAATCAGAGAGAGATGTAGAGAGATCTTAGGGAGATGGATTTGTAGTCGGTTATATGCAACCTTGCTGGTTGAAAACGTATTTTCCCCcgaattaaaagttaaaattttatttctccCCAAACCGATAGtttcaaatttaattatacatgAACTATGGTTTAAATCGGTTTACAGTTTACCCAACAATATTAACCAGTtaaaccatttttaaaaaaaaattattaaaccaaatttgttgaaccaaaaaaagaaataattaaacGAGACCCGTGATCCATTGCTCTCTTCTTCTTAACCCGACAACAACCcttacctctctctctctctctctacaatcTCGCAGATTACTCCACTGCAATAGCCCAACAGCTCAAACACACACAGCTCCATTAAACCTGTTCAGAGGCGCTCTCTCCAACTCAGCTGCATCCGCTGAACAAGCTCCGTTTAAACCCGATCTAAAATGCTCTTTCTGCCTCCTCTGCATCCGCCGTCGTAGAATCATCCTTTCTACGGAGACATGCTCTCTCCGTCTCCTCTTTGCAACCTGTTTGTCTTCACATTTCGTCATAGAAAcaaactggaaaaaaaaatgcTGACTTGATTTTAGATTCTAAGAATATATCACATTTCTGTTTCTCTGCACAAACCAGACTCCAAGTTTATCAATTCTGACGCTtaactattcatcaaaaaa is part of the Brassica rapa cultivar Chiifu-401-42 chromosome A09, CAAS_Brap_v3.01, whole genome shotgun sequence genome and harbors:
- the LOC103846862 gene encoding alpha-L-arabinofuranosidase 2, which produces MMDRKWCSLTFLTSICLILFLLGSYAAYEHFRRVDAREDNEKHYVTLQVEASNATGRPIPETLFGIFFEEINHAGAGGLWAELVSNRGFEAGGQIIPSSIWPWSIIGDESTISVVTDRSSCFERNKIALRMEVLCNSSGCPSEGVGVYNPGYWGMNIEKGKKYKVTLYVRSTGDIDVSVSLTSSNGSLTLASEQIIALASEVSKWTKKEMLLEANGTDDGARLQLTTTKNGSIWFDQVSAMPVDTYKGHGFRNDLFQMMVDLKPRFIRFPGGCYVEGDSLSNAFQWKKTVGAWEERPGHFGDVWNYWTDDGLGHFEFFQLAEDLGAAPIWVFNSGISHHDQVETARIMPFVQEALDGIEFARGDANSTWGSVRAAMGHPKPFGLKYVAVGNEDCGKKYYKGNYLEFYNAIKKAYPDIKIISNCDGSSQPLDHPADYYDYHVYTLAKELFSMSHMFDKTSRDGPKAFVSEYAVNITDANTGNLLAALGEAGFLLGLEKNSDVVGMVSYAPLFVNTNDRRWLPDAIVFNSSHLYGTPSYWVQQFFTESSGATLLSSTMEGNSSYVEASAISFQSNGSDYIQIKAVNFANVTVELKVKMTGLDSSNTKASAKKKKVLTSASVMDENSFSNPEMIKPQESIGVMSEGNFTFVLPPYSFSSFDI